A window of Thermodesulfobacteriota bacterium genomic DNA:
ATCAATAACGACGAGGTGATCTGAGGGTGCGGAACGTATTCGTCGTGGTGGCGGTGCTCGTCCTGCTCTTTTTCACGTTCATTGCAGGGCTGGGCTGCGGTCTTCTCATGTCGGGCGGCGACGGGTTATCGAGCGCAGACAGGGTCGCGGTGCTCAAGGTCGAGGATATCATTCTCGACGACCAGGTATACATAGACAGTCTGGATAAGATCAAAGAAGATAAAAAGGTAAAAGCGGTAGTCGTCAGGATCGAATCCCCTGGCGGGGCCGTAGGGCCTTCACAGGAAATCTACAGCGAGCTGAAGAAGCTCAGGAACGACATGCCGGTCATTGCGAGCATAGGGAACGTCGGCGCTTCCGGGGGCTATTACATAGCTTGCGCAGCGGAGAAGATCTTCGCTAACCCCGGGACGATAACGGGGAGCATAGGCGTCGTCGCCGAGTTCGCGAACTATGAAAAGCTCCTCGAATGGGCAAGGGTGGACGTGGAAGTGATAAAGAGCGGTAAATATAAGGACGTAGGCTCCCCGTACAGGGAAATGACCCCTGAGGACCGGGAATACATGCAGGGATTGATAGACAACGTCTACTCCCAGTTCAAGTCGGCTGTCGCCGAATCGAGGGGACTCGGGCCAACGGAAGTCGATAAAATCGCAGACGGGAAGATATTCACCGGGGAGCAGGCGAAGAAGCTCAGGCTCATCGACGAGACGGGCACTATAAACGACGCCATAGACCTCGCGGCGAATATGGCCGGGATAAAGGGAAAACCAGACCTCGTCTATTACCCGAAAAAGAAATCCCAGTTCCTCGAACTCCTGGAATCGAGGCTCGACATACCCGGCATCACGAGCATGCCTTCCAAATACAGCTTTGGACTTTTCTATCTGGTTGATATAATTAACTGATTATGAAAGTGCTCTGGGCGCCCTGGAGGCTCAAATACATAATCGGGGATAAGGAAGAGGGCTGTATATTTTGTAAAAAGCCCAAAGAAGGGAATGACAAAGATAATCTCATATTATATACTGGTGAGACCAGCTTCATTATAATGAACCGTTACCCCTACTCGAACGGGCATCTTATGACAGTCCCATACAAACACACGAATAATTTCTCGGATCTCACCCGGGAAGAAAAGCTCGAGCTGATGGACCTCACCGCAAAATGCATCGAAATACTTCAAGTCATAAAGCCCGAGGGGTTCAATATCGGAATGAACCTCGGCAAAACGGGCGGGGCAGGCATCGACGACCATCTCCATTTCCACATCGTCCCGAGATGGAGCGGGGACACTAATTTCATGCCTGTAATCGGAGACGTGCGGGTTATGCCCGAATACCTCGAAGACACTTACGAGACGCTAAGCAAGCATTTAAAATCTTTAGAGAGGTGACGAGATGAGATATATAAAAGTCCTGTTCATAATATTGATAATACTCTTCTTCGCAATCCTGTATACACAGAACATGGAAATGTTCACGCGTGAAGTCACGCTTGGGCTCGACCTCAAATTTTACAAAATAGGGCCTTATTTGACTATGAACGTCGTAATAATACTAACGGCTTTTGCGGCGGGAGCAGTCGTAGCCGTCATCTTCGGCGCGCTGCAGTCAATCAGCGCGGGCGGGGAGTCGAAAGAAAAATCGAGGCGCATCCGGGAGCTCGAAGCGAGGAACAGAGAGCTCATGGACGAAAGGCAGAGGGAGGAAAAACTGAAAAAGGCGGAAACTTCTCCTTTCGCTCCGCCTTCCGTCGTTGACGAAAGCGGGACTTCGCAAAGCAAGTGAGAGAGGTTTGCCCGCGGAGCATGCTGTCCTTCGGAATTACGATCATTTACACTTAACCAATATGAGAAACGCAGGAAAACCAAGCTGGATAAAGGCCCAGCTGCCCAGGGGCCCCAATTACACCCATCTCAAAAACCTGATGAGGACGCTCAACCTCCATACCGTATGCGAAGAGGCAAAGTGTCCTAACATCGGGGAGTGCTGGGGCGCGGGGACGCTCACGTTCATGATAATGGGGGATACGTGCACGAGGAGCTGCGGGTTCTGCCACGTGAAAACGGGGAGAGGCGGAGAGCTCGACTGGAACGAGCCTGAAAGAGTGGCAGAGGCAGTGAAGGACCTCACGCGGAATAACGCCTACATTACACACATAGTGATCACGTCCGTAAACCGCGACGACAGGAACTACGAGAGCGCACGCATATTCGCCGAGACCATAAGGAGAGTGAGAGCCGAGAACCCGTCTGTGAAGATAGAGGTGCTTATACCCGATTTCAAGGGGGACTCGAGCGCGCTCGGCGAAGTCTTGAACGCCGGGCCCGACGTGCTGAACCACAACATCGAGACCGTGCCGAGGCTATACCGCTTGCCGCAGTTGACGCCTTCGGGAATAAGGAGGTCGGTAAGGCCCCAGGCGAATTACGACTGGTCGCTCAAAGTACTTTCTGAAAGCAAGGAGCGCGGGCAGGAAGGCATGCTCACAAAGTCGGGCATAATGGTCGGACTCGGCGAGGAGATGGACGAGGTCGTGGAGACGCTCGGGGACTTGAAGAAAGCCGGATGCGATATAGTGACTATAGGCCAGTACCTCCAGCCCACGAACGATCACCTGCCTGTATCGAAGTTCTATCATCCGATGGAGTTCGAGTCGCTCAAGACCTACGGCGAGAACGTGATAGGGATACCGCACGTCGAGGCGGGCCCGTTAGTCAGAAGCTCCTACCACGCGGAGAAGCAGGTGCTTAAAATGGCCGCGCATTCGCTCTCCTGAAAAAATACCAAAGCAATACCCAACTGCTAACCCTTCGGATTCTATCCCGTTTCTTCTTGATAAATCCCGAAAAGCATATAAATTCATAGCTCATGAAATACGTGATACTGCAGGGCGACGGGATGCCGGACCACCCTCTGCCGGAGCTGGGCGGGAAGACACCGCTCGAAGCCGCGAGGACGCCCAACCTCGACAGGATAGCGAAGTCCGCGATCAAATTCGGCATGGTGAAGACGATCCCAGACAACCTTCCGCCCGGAAGCGACGTCGGGAACCTCACCGTCCTCGGATATAACCCAAACCTCTATTACACGGGCAGGTCGCCGCTCGAAGCCGCGAGCATAGGCGTCCCCCTCAAAGACGGAGACGTCACGCTCAGGTGCAACCTCGTTACTCTCGCTCCGGGGAGCGGGGGCCTCATAATGGAGGATTACAGCTCCGGCCATATCTCTACCGAAGAGGCGCGCGCGATGATACTCGATCTCAAAAAGGAGCTCGACGAGAAGAACCTGACTTTTTTCCCCGGAGTGAGCTACAGGCACCTCCTCGTATGGTCGGGCGGGAACATGGACATACACACGACCCCGCCGCACGACATATCGGGCAAGGGGATCGACGCTTACATACCCTCGGGAGACGGGACAGAGAAGCTCAACGAGTTGATAGAGCGGTCGAGGGCGATACTGAAAGACCACCCGGTGAACAAGAAGAGGATAGCCGAAGGTAAGAACCCGGCCACGAGCATATGGCTCTGGGGCCAGGGGGTCGCGCCCGATATGCCGTCCTTCGAGGAGCTCTACGGGCTCACGGGCTCCGTTATTTCGGCTGTAGATCTCGTGAAGGGGATCGGGCACTACGCGAAGCTCAGGGTGATAGACGTCCCCGGCGCGACCGGATACCTCGATACGAACTACGAGGGCAAGGTCGACTACGCTCTCGACTCACTCGAAGAAGTAGACCTCACGATGATACACATAGAATCGACGGATGAGACGGGACACGTGGGGAAGGCCGAGCTCAAGATACAGGCGATAGAGGACTTCGACGGGCGCGTCGTGGGACGCGTGCTCGAAGGGATAAAGAGGTTTGGGGACTATAAGATACTCGTCATGTCGGACCACCCTACGCCGATCGATTTAAGGACTCACGTGAATGAGCCCGTTCCCTTCGCCATATACAGCTCGGAGGACGAGAGCGTAAAAAACGACTCCTACGTTTACACGGAAAAATCCGCGAGCACTTCTCCTGTGTTCATATCCGAAGGGTGGAGGCTGCTCGGGATGCTGGTGGGGAGAGAGATTTAAAATTATCCAAAAAAACCTGCGTGCTTATTACCGAAAACCCCTCCGGGTAGAAACCCGGAGGGGCTTTCAGGATTAATTATACTTTCCCTGTAAATACAACCGCAGTCCCCTCGCAAACCGGCGCCTTAACAGTGTACTCGAGCCTCGTGCGGAACTTGCTAGTCGGGTCTAGCCTGTAAAATGTCTTCTCCTGATAGTCCGCATGCGCCTTAACCACGGCATCCGCTCCCGCTCCGCTCGCGACCTGACGGAGCTTATCAAAACACTGTTCTTCGCTGGCATACTGATCACCCGATGCTTTCACTATGCCGATCCGCTCATAAGGCCTATCAATATCGCTCTTTGTAAGCAATACCTTCTGAACCTCTGATTTCGGGGGATAAATGTCGGCGCCGAGCCCGACGAACTCACCTTGCGTTCGTGCACATGCCGCAAGATATAAGGGAATCAGCAGTACGGTTATAACCGCGATCCCAACAATTAATTTTTTTGCATTGTTATATTTTCTCATTTCTCGATATCTCCTTTGTTTATTTTTTAATGCCACGAAAAAGACTCCCTTGCCGAATGCCTCTGCTTCGAAAAGCGATATTGATACACGGATTGTGATGTTATTAATAAGCTAGATCGTTAAGCAGAGGAAGGCGGCGGAAGGAATTATAGTAAAAAGGAAGAATTAGCTAGGTATAACTCAAGCGGCTCGTTATTCTTCTTTATATCAAGGTTTGATCGAAAACCTGAAACCTTATTGATTACCAAAATCGGCGTATTAACTATCGTCGAGGACAAGATTATATTCTTCTGATCAATGTCGTGATTATAGGTAGCATTGGTAAGTGCGAAATGGCAGATACATGCTCCATGCTTTGATGAATCGTCATTTTTGGGAGTATGTACCGTCGATTCGGTATCTGAAACCCCATCCGAACGGTTCGCATGGCAACTGGCTTTATTTGAGTAAGTCTGAGAGCGGGATATGCCTTCTCCCAAGCCCGTATAGCAGAGAATAACACTAAAAGCCAGCAAGAGATTTATGTATCTCATATGCCCTCAATAAAAAGGTTAGCTCTCCTGAATTTCAAAGTCAATCGGGTTTAAACAGGTGAAAAATCTGAATAACATTCGGGCAAGCCGTGCACGTTTTTTGAGCAATTAAAGGCGGGGGCCTTTAATAAAATTCAACAATATCGGGGGACTAAAACTTGGCATATCATTTGCAAATCTCCCTTAGTAGGGAGAGGGGAGGTTTGTTGGCGCAGGAGGGACAGATATGAGAATTCAGATAATTAGAAGTTTGATCTTTGGCGGGATTCTTGCTTTTATTTTTGTGTTTCACACCATCCCGGGGAATGCATACTCATCCGATAAAACTCTTAATGACTCGACCGATAACACGGCCGAGAAATCCTCTGCATACGAATACTTCACGCAAGGAAGAAACGTTTATTTGCTCTCAACTCCTGAAGGATATGAAGCTTCAGTAAACTGGTATAAAAAGGCGATTGCTGCAGATGAGAAATATGCATCTGCATATGCGGGACTCGGAGAGTCGTACGCATTCTGGGGAGGCTCGAAAGGGCAGAACGGGGACCAAGACTATGAGGTTCTTTATAATCAGTCACTAAACTACAGCGTGAAGGCTGTCGAATTAGCGCCAAACCTGGGCCACTCTCACCGCGCACTGGCCACAAGCTACTATGCCCTGGGTAGATTTGAAGAGGCCGAGAGAGAGGCACTGCGGGCAATAAATATGGACCCTAATGACGCCGAGGCGTATTTTATTGCCTGGAAAGCAGAGGGTGAGAATCCCGAGAGCGTCTACATTAGAAAGGCTCTCGACATAAACCCGAATTTGCTCATGGCTCATAACGATCTCGGAGCCGCATACATGGCGAGCGGTGACTACGATAAGGCTATTTATCACTTGACGCGTACGGCCGAGCTCAATCCTGACAGCGCGCTCGTACATAACAACCTCGGACACGCTTTAGAAAAGACAGGAAAAACAGAAGACGCGATAAAGGAATACAAAAAAGCTATAGACATTGATCCGAATAATGATCTTACACACAGTAATCTTGCGACTGTATTAGTGAGTAAAGGAGAAATGGGGAAAGCTACCAATGAATACAAAAAAGCAGTCGAAATCAATCCAAACAGCGCTCTATTCCATTACAATCTCGGTACCGCTCTGTTACTTGGCGGAAAAATTGAAGAGGGAATTACGGAGCTTAAAAGGACCATCGAAATTAACCCGCACTTCGGGGAGGCATACACTAACCTCGGCCGCGCTTTGATGGAAGTAGGCAAGACTGATGAAGCAATAGATGCATTGAGAAAAGCTATTGAGATAAATCCAGACGATGAACTTGCACATCGACACCTTTCACGCGTTTCCGGAGAAGCCTGCAATACGGAAAACACTTCAAGTTATCGAGCTCATTATTGACTATAGTCTCACTGGAAACTAATGGGCATGCCTAGAAGGTGCCACTCACCTTTTCCCTCTCCAGGCGGGGGAAATCAATGGAATCGCGGCTGGCCTGTCCTGAACCATGTCCTGAATTTATTTCAGGATCTATTCAGGAAAGCCGCTCCTACGGTTCGTATAAATCCAAAATACCGGATTCCCGATTTGTTTTGGCTTGTGCTGCAAGATACTGGGAGAATGAAGTATATTTGCAATCAGTCCGGGGCGACCGATTGCGCGCTTGCTTGCAATCGTTATTCGGAAATGACAAGAAGATTAAGGTAAACCCCCACCCAACCCTGAAACAAGTTCAGGGCAGGCCCTCCCCCTTTAGAATGGAGGAGGGAAATGAAATAGCGGACGAACGGGCGGCGGGTCGCCGCGGACGTATGGGAGTACAACTCGTTCGACCCTTCGACAGGCTCCCGTCTACGCTAAAGCTTCGCAGACTACCGGGGCGAACCGGTCGGGTTACACCACAGTTATATTGTGGCGTTACACGAGAATCGTAGAACACACCATGCGTGCTTAGA
This region includes:
- a CDS encoding HIT domain-containing protein, with protein sequence MKVLWAPWRLKYIIGDKEEGCIFCKKPKEGNDKDNLILYTGETSFIIMNRYPYSNGHLMTVPYKHTNNFSDLTREEKLELMDLTAKCIEILQVIKPEGFNIGMNLGKTGGAGIDDHLHFHIVPRWSGDTNFMPVIGDVRVMPEYLEDTYETLSKHLKSLER
- the lipA gene encoding lipoyl synthase, producing the protein MPAEHAVLRNYDHLHLTNMRNAGKPSWIKAQLPRGPNYTHLKNLMRTLNLHTVCEEAKCPNIGECWGAGTLTFMIMGDTCTRSCGFCHVKTGRGGELDWNEPERVAEAVKDLTRNNAYITHIVITSVNRDDRNYESARIFAETIRRVRAENPSVKIEVLIPDFKGDSSALGEVLNAGPDVLNHNIETVPRLYRLPQLTPSGIRRSVRPQANYDWSLKVLSESKERGQEGMLTKSGIMVGLGEEMDEVVETLGDLKKAGCDIVTIGQYLQPTNDHLPVSKFYHPMEFESLKTYGENVIGIPHVEAGPLVRSSYHAEKQVLKMAAHSLS
- a CDS encoding tetratricopeptide repeat protein, which codes for MRIQIIRSLIFGGILAFIFVFHTIPGNAYSSDKTLNDSTDNTAEKSSAYEYFTQGRNVYLLSTPEGYEASVNWYKKAIAADEKYASAYAGLGESYAFWGGSKGQNGDQDYEVLYNQSLNYSVKAVELAPNLGHSHRALATSYYALGRFEEAEREALRAINMDPNDAEAYFIAWKAEGENPESVYIRKALDINPNLLMAHNDLGAAYMASGDYDKAIYHLTRTAELNPDSALVHNNLGHALEKTGKTEDAIKEYKKAIDIDPNNDLTHSNLATVLVSKGEMGKATNEYKKAVEINPNSALFHYNLGTALLLGGKIEEGITELKRTIEINPHFGEAYTNLGRALMEVGKTDEAIDALRKAIEINPDDELAHRHLSRVSGEACNTENTSSYRAHY
- the sppA gene encoding signal peptide peptidase SppA — its product is MRNVFVVVAVLVLLFFTFIAGLGCGLLMSGGDGLSSADRVAVLKVEDIILDDQVYIDSLDKIKEDKKVKAVVVRIESPGGAVGPSQEIYSELKKLRNDMPVIASIGNVGASGGYYIACAAEKIFANPGTITGSIGVVAEFANYEKLLEWARVDVEVIKSGKYKDVGSPYREMTPEDREYMQGLIDNVYSQFKSAVAESRGLGPTEVDKIADGKIFTGEQAKKLRLIDETGTINDAIDLAANMAGIKGKPDLVYYPKKKSQFLELLESRLDIPGITSMPSKYSFGLFYLVDIIN
- a CDS encoding cofactor-independent phosphoglycerate mutase, yielding MKYVILQGDGMPDHPLPELGGKTPLEAARTPNLDRIAKSAIKFGMVKTIPDNLPPGSDVGNLTVLGYNPNLYYTGRSPLEAASIGVPLKDGDVTLRCNLVTLAPGSGGLIMEDYSSGHISTEEARAMILDLKKELDEKNLTFFPGVSYRHLLVWSGGNMDIHTTPPHDISGKGIDAYIPSGDGTEKLNELIERSRAILKDHPVNKKRIAEGKNPATSIWLWGQGVAPDMPSFEELYGLTGSVISAVDLVKGIGHYAKLRVIDVPGATGYLDTNYEGKVDYALDSLEEVDLTMIHIESTDETGHVGKAELKIQAIEDFDGRVVGRVLEGIKRFGDYKILVMSDHPTPIDLRTHVNEPVPFAIYSSEDESVKNDSYVYTEKSASTSPVFISEGWRLLGMLVGREI